One part of the Parambassis ranga chromosome 8, fParRan2.1, whole genome shotgun sequence genome encodes these proteins:
- the LOC114439438 gene encoding carbohydrate sulfotransferase 12-like produces the protein MGTSRMFRIFVVLGSAFMILLIIIYWDDVGASHLYLHTPVSPGPKIPHPPHQQRPQTPRTPSFLSDIDAFVNQFLEPGTGEPTDPVQPDTSNQSEKSDEQYIPRREWKIHLTPVAAELRERQELRRRLIRELCANDSMLFPGKNRSFDDIPNKELDHLIVDDRHGIIYCYVPKVACSNWKRIMIILSESLLQDGVPQRDPLAIPQDLVHNSSMHFTFNKFWKRYGKFAKHLMKVKLKKYTKFLFVRDPFVRLISAYRNKFELRNEDFYRRFAQVMLRRYADQPTPPASVDEAFAVGLRPSFSHFIQYLLDPQTERDMPFNEHWRQVYRLCHPCQIQYDFVGHLETAEEDAEHLLRQLRVDNVVEFPTSHRNLTASGWESDWFSTVPLEVRRELYKLYEPDFRLFGYDRPDSLLNE, from the exons ATGGGAACGTCCAGGATGTTCCGCATCTTTGTTGTCCTGGGCTCGGCCTTCATGATTTTGCTTATCATCATCTACTGGGACGATGTGGGAGCCTCACATCTGTATTTGCACACTCCAGTATCACCGGGCCCGAAAATCCCACACCCCCCACACCAGCAGAGGCCTCAGACCCCTCGCACCCCTTCATTTCTGTCTGACATCGACGCCTTTGTTAACCAGTTCTTAGAACCAGGAACCGGAGAGCCAACAGACCCCGTTCAACCTGACACAagcaaccaatcagagaaatcAGATGAGCAGTACATACCTCGGAGGGAGTGGAAGATTCACCTGACTCCAGTGGCTGCAGAGCTTCGCGAGAGACAG GAGCTGCGGCGCAGGTTAATTCGGGAGTTGTGTGCCAATGACAGCATGCTGTTTCCCGGCAAAAACCGTTCGTTTGACGACATTCCCAACAAGGAGCTGGATCATCTTATTGTGGATGACAGGCATGGAATTATATACTGCTATGTTCCCAAG GTGGCGTGCAGCAACTGGAAGCGTATCATGATTATTCTCAGCGAGAGCCTGCTGCAGGACGGCGTTCCTCAGAGAGACCCCCTGGCAATTCCACAGGACCTGGTCCATAACAGCAGCATGCACTTTACCTTTAATAAGTTCTGGAAGCGCTATGGCAAGTTTGCAAAGCACCTCATGAAG GTGAAACTGAAGAAGTACACCAAGTTTCTCTTTGTGCGGGACCCATTCGTCCGTCTCATCTCTGCCTACCGGAATAAGTTTGAGTTGCGGAACGAGGACTTTTACCGCCGCTTTGCACAGGTCATGCTGCGACGCTATGCCGACCAGCCAACACCTCCTGCCTCTGTGGATGAAGCGTTTGCTGTGGGTCTCCGTCCCTCCTTCTCACACTTCATCCAGTACCTGCTGGACCCTCAGACAGAGCGGGACATGCCCTTTAATGAGCACTGGCGGCAGGTGTATCGACTTTGTCATCCATGCCAAATTCAGTACGACTTTGTAGGCCACTTGGAGACAGCAGAAGAGGACGCCGAGCACTTGCTGCGGCAGCTGCGGGTGGACAATgtggtggagtttcctacttcTCACAGGAACCTTACAGCCAGCGGCTGGGAGTCTGATTGGTTCAGCACGGTACCTTTGGAGGTGCGCAGGGAACTGTACAAACTGTATGAACCTGACTTCAGGCTATTTGGTTACGACAGACCAGACTCACTCCTTAATGAGTGA